ACCGTTCACGTGGGCAATGGCCAGGTGATAGAAAATGCCACGGTAAAAATCAACAACGGTAAAATTGAGCAGGTAGGGCAAAACATCAGTGCTACCGGCGATGCCAAAGTGATAGATGTAACCGGCAAACACATTTACCCCGGTCTTATTTTGCCTGCTACCCAACTGGGCTTGCAAGAAATTGGCAGCGGTGTACGGGGCAGCAACGACTTTTTTGAAATTGGCGATAACAACGCCTCAGTACGTGCTATTGCTGCATACAACGCCGATAGCAAAGTAACCAACACCCTGCGCAGCAACGGCATTTTGCTGGCCAACGTTGTACCACAAGGTCAGGTGGTGGGTGGCATTTCATCCGTAGTGCAGCTGGATGCCTGGAACTATGAAGATGCTGCTTACGCCATCGACAATGGCATGCAGTTTTACATGCCCAGCTTGCTGGCCCGCCCCGGTGGTGGTCGCTTTGCTGCCTTCTTTGCGCAAATGGGTGGTGCCCCAACCGATCCGGTAAAACAGGCACTGGAAACCATTGAAAAAGTGAAGCAGTTTTTCCGCGATGCCAAAGCATGGAATGCCGAACCGGTGCATGCAGAAAAGAATCTGAAATACGAGGCCGTGAAGCCTTTGTTTGAGAAAAAGCAAAAGCTGTATGTACATGCCAGTCAGGTAAACCAAATGCTGGTAGCCATTGATTTTGTAAAAGAGTTTGGCTTTGATGTAGTGCTCGTAGGTGCCAGCGAAGCCTACCGCATTGCCGACCTGCTGAAGCAAAACAACATCAGCGTTATCCTGAGCCAAATGCACAACCTGCCTACCAGCGATGACGATGCCGTAGATCAGCCCTATGCTGCACCAGCGGTGTTGCAAAAAGCCGGTGTACTGTTTTGCATCAACGATGATGACCCGCAAAACCGCGGCCGCAACCTGCCTTTCAATGCGGGTACTGCAGCCGCCTACGGCATGAGCAAAGAGGAAGCACTGACTGCCATTACTCTCAATGCGGCCAAAGTGTTGGGTATTGAAAACCGAACCGGTTCAATCGAAGCAGGCAAAGACGCCAACATTGTGGTTAGCGATGGCGACATCCTCGACATGCGCAGTAGCAAAATTTCACATGCTTTCATTCAGGGTCGTCAGCTGGTGCTCGACGATAAGCACAAGCAACTGTTTGAACGCTACAAGCACAAGTACGGCATTAAATAACGGTTGGTTATTTATGTTTACAAAAGAGGACTCCATTCGGGGTCCTCTTTTTTGTACCAATGCATCAAGTTGCTCTTACGGAGCAAATTAATTGGCGGCGGTTTTCGTTGCTAAAAACAGATTGCTCCTATGGAGCAAAGCACAATTTGATTCATTGATAACTGCTACAAACAGGTTGCTCCTATGGAGCAAAACAGATTGAATGATTCGCCCCGACCTGCTACAAATAGATTGTTCCTACGGAGCAAAGCGAAATACAAAACAATCAATTTGTACGCCAGCGACTTTGCTATCACTTAGCAAGTTTTGTTTTAGTACCAATAGGAACAAGACTTGAACTTGTCACTCCATGAACCTGTAAACACTCGAACCTGTGAACTCTGGAACTTGTGAACCTTCCAACCTCCCAACCTTTCAACCTTCCCAACCTCCACTCCCATCACTTCGTTAAAGAACTGCAAACAGTTTTCTGTTTTTCTCATTCTGGCCTGATTTTTTTAGCATGGTTGGTAAACGCAAGTATGAACGTAAAACAACTTTTAGTAGCTGCTGCATTAGTAGGATTGGCTCACACCGCCGGCGCCCAAGCCACCGGCAGCACGTACAAAACCGCTTTGGGTTTCAAATTTTCACCCACAGCTGTCACTGTAAAACACTTTGTAAAAAGCAATGCTGCCATTGAAGGCCTGGCCTATTTCTGGCGGGATGGCTTCCGGGCCACCGGCCTGTACGAGTGGCATGATGATATAAAAGGAGCCCGTGGCTTGCAGTGGTATGTGGGCGGTGGTGCCCACGTAGATTTTTGGGACGATGAATACCGCAATCGTTTCAACCCCAGCGGCCGTGCGGCTGCCGGTTTGGATGGAGTGATTGGTCTCGATTACAAATTCAATGGTGCTCCTATCAACATCAGCCTCGACTGGCAACCGTCGGTCACCTTTATTGGTGCCAACTACAACAGCGTAGACTGGCTGGGCGTAGCCGTCCGCTTTACCTTTTAAAAAGAGTGAATAGGGTATAACAAAAGGGCCTGCAGCTATTTAGTTGCAGGCCCGCTTTTATTTTTTTCTCCGAGTTATTTGCGAGTAGATGGTTTGCTGCCGCCCAACCCAATGGTCAAACCTCCGCCCAACCCAAATTGCAAAAACGTAGAGTAAGTGCTGATGCCTGCACCAGTGCCACCTGTGCCAAAATAAAAACCACCACCTATACCGCCAACCGCACTATTGAGCTGTGCATACAATTTGAGTCCAACGTTATCAGCCAGCATAAACCGGCCTCCCCCTTTTACATTAAAAGCAAACTTGGTAACCGACTGGCTGTTGTTTTTATTGGTAGACCAAACTGCGCCAATGGCGGCACCGCCAAAAGCCATGGCCTTTCTGTTTTGCCCAAAATAATTATTGCCGCCCAAAGTGAGGTAATGAATATTGATGTCATATGTTTTTGGTGCCAACAATAAGTAGCCCCGCATTTCTGTACTCATCGTTTGATAGGTAATTTCTACCGTACGTTCATTAAACCGGGTACTGGCTCTGGGAATGGCCAATTCAACAGAGCCCCCATAGTGCATACCACCCTTTATTTTACCGGAATATCCTTCCACATATACGCTTTCATCGAAGCTGTAACCAGCAAAACCATTGAGGTAGATCTGTGGTTGGGCAAACCCAACAAATGCTGCGAGTAATCCAGCTATCAACAAAGAACACTTTCTCATATACAAATAATTTTAGTTGTTACAAATTTACAACAGGATTGTGTTCACACACCTTCTAAGTTGAAATAT
The Phnomibacter ginsenosidimutans genome window above contains:
- a CDS encoding amidohydrolase family protein; translation: MKKILFSLAVLASFSGFAQDNVYPAPAAKGVVLLKGGTVHVGNGQVIENATVKINNGKIEQVGQNISATGDAKVIDVTGKHIYPGLILPATQLGLQEIGSGVRGSNDFFEIGDNNASVRAIAAYNADSKVTNTLRSNGILLANVVPQGQVVGGISSVVQLDAWNYEDAAYAIDNGMQFYMPSLLARPGGGRFAAFFAQMGGAPTDPVKQALETIEKVKQFFRDAKAWNAEPVHAEKNLKYEAVKPLFEKKQKLYVHASQVNQMLVAIDFVKEFGFDVVLVGASEAYRIADLLKQNNISVILSQMHNLPTSDDDAVDQPYAAPAVLQKAGVLFCINDDDPQNRGRNLPFNAGTAAAYGMSKEEALTAITLNAAKVLGIENRTGSIEAGKDANIVVSDGDILDMRSSKISHAFIQGRQLVLDDKHKQLFERYKHKYGIK